A single region of the Chryseobacterium sp. 6424 genome encodes:
- a CDS encoding TonB-dependent receptor — protein MEEPLGVILTEAWYESRYIQVYMNLKLLSIFFLGIGSQILGQTDEAEIAEVVVHGKFLDMPVSKISENITVINREEIQKSPATNVDEILAQITGFDIRKRGANGVQADVSLRGSSFEQVLILVNGVRINDSQTGHNSMSIPFDLSSVEKIEVIKGPAARRFGQNAYAGVINIVTKPSPSPIATVSASGGDFETYSLGLSAHFGTEKLAHFMQATSSGSEGYRYNTDYKINNVFYQNHFRLASANIKFQAGIQEKKFGANGFYASPSAKDQYEETQASIVSISADQRLDRLTLRSNLYWRRGQDMYEFIRGKPEIYRNLHIGNNLGGEINATLQSAIGTSGLGLELRQEMLSSNNLGKRDRFITQIFFEHHFSFFNDQLKVSPGISWANYDREGNFYYPGLDVGYDLNQYHKFYGNISKVNRVPTFTDLYYESKTEVGNPNLQPEHALSAELGYRYLKKNTQIKGSVFVRTSENSIDWVKATENEIWHAENISRIDTKGLELELRQQFNFFVKSYSVGYTFLDNNYKQPQALLSRYVMENLRHQLVAKVENQLYKDLSAQWVYRYNERVTTGNYHLLDLKLNYHYNDLQIFLIINNLTATKYTEVFGLTMPGRWFQAGFSYRVGL, from the coding sequence TTGGAGGAACCACTCGGTGTTATTCTTACTGAAGCGTGGTACGAAAGCCGTTATATTCAGGTTTATATGAACTTAAAGCTATTAAGTATTTTCTTTTTGGGAATTGGTTCCCAAATTTTAGGGCAAACTGATGAAGCCGAAATTGCCGAAGTGGTTGTACACGGCAAATTTCTGGATATGCCCGTGAGTAAAATCAGTGAAAATATCACGGTAATCAACCGGGAGGAAATCCAGAAGTCGCCGGCAACCAATGTCGATGAAATACTGGCACAGATTACAGGTTTCGACATTCGGAAAAGAGGCGCCAATGGGGTACAGGCAGATGTTTCTTTGCGGGGAAGCAGTTTTGAGCAGGTGTTGATCCTGGTGAATGGCGTACGAATAAATGATTCCCAGACAGGCCATAACTCCATGAGCATCCCGTTCGACCTTTCTTCTGTAGAAAAAATCGAGGTAATAAAAGGGCCAGCGGCCAGAAGGTTTGGACAGAATGCGTATGCCGGCGTCATCAACATCGTTACAAAACCAAGCCCAAGCCCAATCGCTACGGTTTCAGCAAGTGGCGGGGATTTTGAAACCTATTCATTGGGCCTTAGTGCGCATTTTGGCACTGAAAAACTCGCTCATTTCATGCAGGCAACCTCGTCGGGATCTGAAGGTTATCGTTATAACACTGATTATAAAATCAACAATGTATTTTATCAGAATCACTTCCGCTTGGCATCAGCAAATATTAAATTTCAGGCCGGGATTCAGGAAAAAAAGTTCGGTGCAAATGGTTTTTACGCCTCACCTTCAGCCAAAGATCAATACGAGGAAACCCAGGCTTCCATTGTAAGCATAAGTGCGGATCAACGGCTCGACAGACTCACCCTACGTTCCAATCTCTATTGGCGGCGCGGCCAGGATATGTATGAGTTTATACGTGGCAAACCAGAGATTTACCGCAACCTCCATATCGGCAACAACTTGGGTGGCGAAATTAATGCCACGCTACAGTCTGCAATTGGGACCTCCGGACTTGGCCTTGAGTTACGGCAAGAGATGTTGTCGAGTAACAATCTTGGGAAACGCGACCGTTTTATTACCCAAATTTTCTTTGAGCATCATTTTTCTTTCTTTAATGACCAACTTAAGGTATCTCCCGGTATTTCTTGGGCGAATTACGACCGTGAAGGCAACTTCTATTACCCGGGACTTGATGTTGGTTATGACCTGAATCAATATCATAAATTTTACGGGAATATATCAAAAGTAAACCGTGTCCCCACATTTACAGATCTTTACTACGAAAGTAAGACTGAAGTTGGTAACCCCAACCTACAGCCCGAACACGCACTTTCGGCAGAATTGGGTTACCGTTATCTTAAAAAAAATACGCAGATAAAAGGCAGCGTGTTTGTAAGGACTTCCGAAAATTCAATTGATTGGGTAAAAGCCACAGAAAACGAAATTTGGCATGCGGAGAATATCAGCCGTATTGACACAAAAGGGCTGGAATTAGAGCTGCGACAGCAATTTAATTTCTTTGTCAAATCATATTCGGTAGGTTACACCTTCCTCGACAATAATTACAAACAGCCACAGGCACTGTTGTCACGCTATGTAATGGAAAACCTGAGACACCAGTTGGTAGCAAAAGTGGAAAATCAACTGTATAAAGATCTTTCGGCGCAGTGGGTATATCGCTATAATGAAAGGGTGACCACCGGTAATTATCACCTTTTGGATCTAAAACTGAACTATCATTACAACGATCTTCAGATCTTTTTAATAATTAACAATCTTACGGCAACAAAATATACAGAAGTCTTTGGGCTTACTATGCCCGGGCGTTGGTTTCAGGCAGGATTCTCTTATCGTGTGGGATTGTAA
- a CDS encoding response regulator transcription factor, with amino-acid sequence MKDLKSNVRIVVADDHGIVRMGLIQTIKRLMPDAVITEVEDYKSLYKIIQNEALDMAITDVNMPNGTVQDAIDYIKIHKPELRILIFSSQDEEMYGMRYLKMGAGGYLSKQSSTAEIEAALTAMLTKGRYVSDKVKEAMFLESLTGAAKTSPFEALSDRELQIANKLAEGLPLKEISNQLNLHSSTISTYKNRLFEKLQIRSVPELVEILRIYNQ; translated from the coding sequence ATGAAGGATTTAAAATCTAATGTGCGAATTGTTGTAGCAGATGATCATGGCATCGTTCGGATGGGTTTGATACAAACGATCAAGCGCCTGATGCCGGATGCCGTTATTACTGAAGTAGAGGACTATAAATCGCTGTACAAAATAATCCAGAACGAGGCGTTGGACATGGCCATAACAGACGTTAATATGCCCAATGGTACCGTACAGGATGCGATAGATTACATAAAAATACACAAGCCAGAATTAAGGATCCTGATATTTTCCTCTCAGGATGAAGAAATGTATGGTATGCGTTACCTGAAGATGGGCGCTGGCGGCTACTTAAGCAAGCAAAGTTCTACGGCTGAGATTGAGGCTGCTTTAACAGCGATGCTCACCAAAGGCCGATATGTAAGTGATAAAGTAAAGGAAGCCATGTTTTTGGAATCTTTAACCGGCGCGGCCAAAACTTCTCCGTTTGAGGCGCTCTCCGACCGCGAACTGCAGATTGCCAACAAGCTTGCGGAAGGTCTTCCACTTAAGGAAATTTCAAATCAACTGAACCTTCATTCCTCCACCATCAGTACGTATAAGAACCGACTGTTTGAGAAACTCCAGATACGCTCCGTACCCGAACTCGTAGAGATTCTTAGGATTTATAACCAGTAA
- a CDS encoding sensor histidine kinase yields MNDNIKELQIKIEKLENEINFKNGLISILSHDGKEMFGNFLWLIEALEQKTISEEDFFKLLPQVKNDAKKNLQTLQDSSAWLKTQYGDFKMKPEKIKITDIYHYLKEKNAAKLTEKGINLHFKGDSDAFVVTDRILLEFVLDKILNNAVKYSFPRQDVYLQLVTQDEQTVLSLTDSGIGMDEQYLSSIYTYDNPVFQGTAGEKRCGIEFENCKKFYILDGWKHQHHFV; encoded by the coding sequence ATGAATGACAACATTAAGGAACTGCAGATAAAAATCGAAAAACTGGAAAACGAAATCAATTTCAAGAACGGATTGATCTCGATATTGTCTCACGACGGAAAAGAAATGTTCGGGAATTTTCTGTGGCTGATAGAAGCGCTGGAACAGAAAACCATCAGCGAGGAAGATTTTTTCAAACTGTTGCCACAGGTAAAAAACGATGCTAAAAAAAATCTGCAAACCCTGCAGGACAGCTCTGCCTGGTTGAAAACACAGTACGGGGACTTCAAGATGAAGCCCGAAAAAATCAAGATAACTGATATTTATCATTATTTAAAGGAAAAAAATGCGGCGAAATTAACAGAAAAGGGCATTAATTTGCACTTTAAAGGAGATTCCGATGCATTTGTAGTAACCGACCGCATTTTGCTGGAATTTGTTTTAGATAAAATCTTAAACAATGCGGTAAAGTATTCTTTTCCCCGGCAAGATGTTTATTTACAACTTGTTACGCAAGATGAGCAGACGGTGCTTTCGCTAACAGATTCGGGTATAGGGATGGATGAACAATATTTATCTTCGATTTATACTTATGACAATCCTGTATTCCAGGGAACGGCTGGCGAAAAAAGGTGTGGGATTGAGTTTGAAAATTGTAAAAAATTTTATATCCTTGATGGGTGGAAACATCAGCATCATTTCGTCTGA